One Georgenia wutianyii DNA segment encodes these proteins:
- the fliD gene encoding flagellar filament capping protein FliD — MTIGIDGMASGLDTGAIIDGLVAIQRNQQVLLKQKSSVASSIVTALQALNSRVASLATAGEKVAAPASWAVTKASSSSDAVTVSAAPNAKPGVVELRVDRLASGQVSLVDPAALTGPFTITVGGTDHEVAPSSPHIDDVVAAINDARGTTGVSATKLRTGTDGDGNAVYGLQLTGATGSGGAFSLTAGGQDVAATTLAQAGDAEVTLWPSAGGSHRLTSTTNTFDGLLDGVDLTVSTVSADPVRVTVATDPAAQVALADELVGNVSIVLSEIASRTRTTTSTDAAGNTVVSGGVFSGDSAIRFLTSDIQSAVTRPVDGRSPSSVGISLDRYGAISLDKAAFTKALTEDPEGATAMIQAIAGRVAEVAERASSSAEGTITRKITSQESVVKDLGSQVAKWDQRLDARRAQLVAQFSAMEVRLSQLQSTQSWLTNQIAGLTASSQQ; from the coding sequence ATGACCATCGGCATCGACGGCATGGCCAGCGGCCTGGACACCGGCGCGATCATCGACGGACTCGTCGCGATCCAGCGCAACCAGCAGGTCCTGCTCAAGCAGAAGTCCTCGGTGGCCTCGAGCATCGTGACCGCGCTGCAGGCCCTCAACAGCAGGGTCGCCTCCCTCGCCACCGCCGGTGAGAAGGTGGCCGCGCCCGCGTCGTGGGCGGTGACCAAGGCGTCCTCCTCCTCCGACGCCGTCACGGTCAGCGCGGCCCCGAACGCCAAGCCGGGCGTCGTCGAGCTCCGGGTCGACCGGCTCGCCAGCGGGCAGGTCTCCCTCGTCGATCCCGCGGCCCTCACCGGCCCGTTCACGATCACCGTCGGCGGCACCGACCACGAGGTCGCGCCGTCGAGCCCGCACATCGACGACGTCGTCGCGGCGATCAACGACGCCCGCGGCACGACCGGCGTGAGCGCGACGAAGCTCCGCACCGGCACCGACGGGGACGGCAACGCCGTCTACGGCCTCCAGCTCACCGGCGCCACGGGCTCCGGCGGCGCGTTCTCGCTCACCGCCGGCGGCCAGGACGTCGCGGCGACGACCCTCGCGCAGGCCGGCGACGCCGAGGTCACCCTGTGGCCCTCGGCCGGTGGCAGCCACCGCCTCACGAGCACGACCAACACCTTCGACGGACTCCTCGACGGCGTCGACCTCACCGTCTCGACCGTGAGCGCGGACCCGGTGCGCGTCACCGTCGCCACCGACCCGGCCGCGCAGGTCGCGCTCGCCGACGAGCTCGTCGGCAACGTGTCGATCGTCCTGTCGGAGATCGCCTCCCGCACCCGCACGACGACGTCCACCGACGCCGCCGGCAACACCGTCGTCAGCGGTGGCGTCTTCTCCGGGGACTCCGCCATCCGGTTCCTCACGAGCGACATCCAGTCCGCCGTCACCCGTCCCGTCGACGGGAGGTCGCCGTCGAGCGTCGGCATCAGCCTGGACCGCTACGGCGCGATCAGCCTGGACAAGGCCGCCTTCACCAAGGCGCTGACCGAGGACCCCGAGGGCGCCACGGCGATGATCCAGGCCATCGCCGGCAGGGTGGCCGAGGTGGCCGAGCGCGCGTCGAGCTCGGCCGAGGGCACCATCACCCGCAAGATCACCTCCCAGGAGTCGGTGGTCAAGGACCTCGGCAGCCAGGTGGCCAAGTGGGACCAGCGACTGGACGCCCGGCGCGCCCAGCTCGTCGCGCAGTTCAGTGCGATGGAGGTCCGGCTCTCGCAGCTGCAGTCCACGCAGAGCTGGTTGACCAACCAGATCGCCGGCCTCACCGCGAGCAGCCAGCAGTAG
- the fliS gene encoding flagellar export chaperone FliS, with product MNQTALLAKFRRESLATASPAQLLTMLYDRLLLDLDRAVAALEAGDKPAANEQLGHAQEIIHELRCSLDPTVWDGGPRLLDLYNFLYGELVSANVTHDADRVAACRALVQPLRDAWHQAAAMPGTGVTTSTAVG from the coding sequence ATGAACCAGACCGCACTGCTCGCCAAGTTCCGTCGCGAGTCACTCGCCACGGCGTCCCCGGCGCAGCTGCTCACGATGCTCTACGACCGGCTGCTGCTCGACCTCGACCGCGCCGTCGCGGCCCTCGAGGCGGGTGACAAGCCCGCCGCCAACGAGCAGCTCGGCCACGCGCAGGAGATCATCCACGAGCTGCGGTGCAGCCTGGACCCCACCGTGTGGGACGGCGGGCCGCGCCTGCTGGACCTCTACAACTTTCTCTACGGCGAGCTCGTCAGCGCCAACGTCACGCACGACGCGGACAGGGTCGCTGCCTGCCGCGCGCTCGTCCAGCCGCTGCGCGACGCCTGGCACCAGGCCGCCGCGATGCCGGGCACCGGCGTCACGACCAGCACGGCCGTCGGCTGA
- a CDS encoding flagellar basal body rod protein FlgB yields the protein MLDSVTSVAMKSALDALSLRQRVIADNIANVNTPGFLAGRVQFEDALAKAVRTGGDASIAPQVQRSLEPTRENGNNVNLDTETLANIDANLRYQVAVRSVDGGFSAVRTAIRSS from the coding sequence GTGCTCGATTCCGTGACCTCCGTGGCGATGAAGAGCGCGCTCGACGCGCTCTCGCTGCGCCAGCGTGTCATCGCCGACAACATCGCCAACGTCAACACCCCGGGCTTCCTCGCCGGCCGCGTCCAGTTCGAGGACGCCCTCGCCAAGGCGGTGCGCACCGGCGGTGACGCGAGCATCGCGCCGCAGGTGCAGCGGTCCCTCGAGCCCACCCGCGAGAACGGCAACAACGTCAACCTCGACACCGAGACGCTGGCCAACATCGACGCCAACCTGCGCTACCAGGTGGCGGTCCGTTCCGTCGACGGTGGCTTCAGCGCCGTCCGCACCGCGATCAGGAGCTCCTGA
- the flgC gene encoding flagellar basal body rod protein FlgC, translating into MGTFDAIGIASTGLTVHRKWLDAVSDNLANANNATSTDGAAFQARYVVATSMDYGEPAGVQVAGIELGDAEGRLVHEPTHPLADEEGYVRYPDVDMASQMTQLIMAQRGYQASAAVVDRARESYQSALQIGRN; encoded by the coding sequence ATGGGCACCTTCGACGCCATCGGCATCGCCTCGACCGGCCTCACCGTCCACCGCAAGTGGCTCGACGCCGTGAGCGACAACCTCGCCAACGCGAACAACGCGACCTCCACCGACGGCGCCGCCTTCCAGGCGCGCTACGTCGTGGCCACCTCCATGGACTACGGCGAGCCCGCCGGCGTGCAGGTCGCCGGCATCGAGCTCGGTGACGCCGAGGGCCGCCTCGTGCACGAGCCCACCCACCCGCTGGCCGACGAGGAGGGGTACGTGCGCTACCCCGACGTCGACATGGCCAGCCAGATGACCCAGCTGATCATGGCGCAGCGCGGCTACCAGGCCAGTGCGGCCGTCGTGGACCGCGCCCGTGAGAGCTACCAGTCCGCACTTCAGATCGGGAGGAACTGA
- the fliE gene encoding flagellar hook-basal body complex protein FliE, with translation MSVPAISTVTSVAPAGYLDGLEAGGATGGDGGAFGAVLASAVDGVSAKQATSSELALKAVTGDLEDIHDYTIAATEAAVALELTVALRNKAVDAFNEIMRMQA, from the coding sequence ATGTCGGTCCCCGCCATCTCCACCGTCACGTCCGTCGCCCCGGCCGGCTACCTCGACGGCCTCGAGGCCGGCGGTGCGACGGGCGGTGACGGCGGCGCGTTCGGCGCCGTGCTCGCCTCCGCCGTCGACGGCGTCAGCGCCAAGCAGGCGACCTCCTCCGAGCTCGCCCTCAAGGCCGTCACCGGTGACCTCGAGGACATCCACGACTACACGATCGCCGCGACCGAGGCGGCCGTCGCGCTCGAGCTCACCGTCGCCCTGCGCAACAAGGCCGTCGACGCGTTCAACGAGATCATGCGGATGCAGGCCTGA
- the fliF gene encoding flagellar basal-body MS-ring/collar protein FliF — MPAVVTGAFTRLRQRVAEFSLPQKTLALIGIAALVLGIVLAVSWANRPTMSPLFTGLAGSDASAVVDQLTAAGVAYEITDGGGTILVPAESVYEQRIALAAEGLPTEEGGYSLLDDMGMTSSDFQQQVSYQRALEGELAKTVRALDGVAAATVHLALPEESVFNETSAEPTASVFIQAETGRTIESGSVQAVVNLISSAVAGMDPLNVSVVDSQGEVLTTSPGGGGPDGASEYEQRIGGQVEMMLGRVLGAGNAVVSVTAELGRDSTQRTSEVFTPAEGTPPLSETTSTEEYEGGGQAVGGVLGPDNIAVPNGGDAGSYTRQDQTSNNAVNKVTEQTTVVPGGVVRQSVSVVVDSAAAAGVTTEELEDIVAVAAGIDLERGDQVAVAQMAFDTTTADAAQQALAAQAEAEAAAAAATQRDQLLRWAVVALIVLVVLLAIRRRLRRDRREEIDLGELQLEHLPEPVALEPGDTTLLDGVPELRAIEPDAKETARLGVVAMADEDPAAVADRLRQWMAVKS, encoded by the coding sequence ATGCCCGCCGTGGTCACCGGCGCCTTCACGCGCCTGAGGCAGCGGGTGGCGGAGTTCAGCCTCCCGCAGAAGACCCTCGCCCTCATCGGGATCGCGGCCCTCGTCCTCGGCATCGTCCTCGCGGTGTCCTGGGCGAACCGGCCGACCATGAGCCCGCTGTTCACCGGCCTGGCCGGCAGCGACGCCTCCGCCGTCGTCGACCAGCTCACCGCCGCGGGCGTCGCCTACGAGATCACCGACGGCGGCGGCACGATCCTCGTGCCCGCCGAGTCGGTCTACGAGCAGCGCATCGCGCTCGCCGCCGAGGGCCTGCCCACCGAGGAGGGCGGTTACAGCCTCCTGGACGACATGGGCATGACCAGCTCGGACTTCCAGCAGCAGGTGAGCTACCAGCGCGCCCTCGAGGGCGAGCTCGCCAAGACCGTCCGGGCGCTCGACGGCGTCGCCGCCGCCACCGTGCACCTCGCCCTGCCCGAGGAGAGCGTGTTCAACGAGACCTCCGCCGAGCCCACCGCCTCCGTCTTCATCCAGGCGGAGACCGGCAGGACGATCGAGTCGGGCTCCGTCCAGGCGGTCGTCAACCTCATCTCCTCGGCGGTCGCCGGGATGGACCCGCTCAACGTCTCCGTCGTCGACTCCCAGGGCGAGGTCCTCACCACCTCTCCCGGCGGTGGCGGCCCCGACGGCGCGAGCGAGTACGAGCAGCGCATCGGCGGACAGGTCGAGATGATGCTCGGCCGCGTGCTCGGTGCCGGCAACGCCGTCGTCTCGGTCACCGCCGAGCTCGGCCGTGACTCGACCCAGCGCACGAGCGAGGTCTTCACCCCCGCCGAGGGGACCCCGCCGCTGTCGGAGACCACCTCGACCGAGGAGTACGAGGGAGGCGGCCAGGCGGTCGGCGGCGTCCTCGGCCCGGACAACATCGCCGTGCCCAACGGCGGTGACGCCGGTTCCTACACGCGCCAGGACCAGACGTCAAACAACGCCGTCAACAAGGTCACCGAGCAGACGACCGTCGTCCCCGGCGGCGTCGTGCGGCAGTCGGTCTCCGTCGTCGTCGACTCCGCGGCTGCCGCAGGAGTGACGACCGAGGAGCTCGAGGACATCGTCGCGGTGGCCGCGGGCATCGACCTCGAGCGCGGCGACCAGGTCGCCGTCGCGCAGATGGCCTTCGACACGACCACCGCCGACGCCGCGCAGCAGGCGCTCGCGGCGCAGGCCGAGGCCGAGGCTGCCGCGGCCGCGGCAACCCAGCGCGACCAGCTGCTCCGCTGGGCCGTCGTCGCCCTCATCGTCCTCGTCGTGCTCCTCGCCATCCGTCGCCGGCTGCGCCGCGACCGCCGCGAGGAGATCGACCTCGGCGAGCTCCAGCTCGAGCACCTGCCCGAGCCCGTCGCCCTCGAGCCGGGCGACACGACCCTGCTCGACGGGGTGCCCGAGCTGCGAGCCATCGAGCCCGACGCGAAGGAGACGGCCCGCCTCGGCGTCGTCGCGATGGCCGACGAGGACCCGGCGGCCGTGGCCGACCGGCTCCGTCAGTGGATGGCGGTCAAGTCATGA
- the fliG gene encoding flagellar motor switch protein FliG, which produces MKLTSSQKAAVVLLQLGHERATKVLALLDENEVEDISAEIARMETIPNDVADAVLVEFYEEANGGVPVAGHGGLEYAQRLLEDALGTERASLVMGRLATLLAGQPFDFLQQAEPRQVLSLINGEHPQTMAVVLAHLRPDRASAIMAGLPPADRADVAMRIATMEQANPDAVGIVADALQRRAGHLLTAGESGATVGGIQPLVDILNRADPNTEKQILEELGARDEALADQVRSLMFTFEDVVHLDDRAVQLVLRQTEGPGLALALKGASADVTDKITRNLSERARENLLEEMEISGAVRISEVHDARGAIVKTIRALEESGQIVVRREGEDEYVS; this is translated from the coding sequence ATGAAGCTCACCAGCTCCCAGAAGGCGGCCGTCGTGCTGCTCCAGCTCGGGCACGAGCGCGCCACCAAGGTCCTGGCACTGCTCGACGAGAACGAGGTGGAGGACATCTCCGCCGAGATCGCCCGCATGGAGACGATCCCGAACGACGTCGCCGACGCGGTCCTCGTCGAGTTCTACGAGGAGGCCAACGGAGGGGTGCCCGTCGCCGGCCACGGAGGGCTCGAGTACGCCCAGCGGCTGCTCGAGGACGCCCTGGGCACCGAGCGGGCGAGCCTCGTCATGGGTCGCCTCGCCACGCTCCTCGCGGGACAGCCCTTCGACTTCCTCCAGCAGGCCGAGCCCCGCCAGGTGCTCAGCCTCATCAACGGGGAGCACCCGCAGACGATGGCGGTCGTCCTCGCCCACCTGCGCCCCGACCGCGCCTCGGCGATCATGGCCGGCCTCCCGCCCGCCGACCGCGCCGACGTCGCGATGCGGATCGCGACCATGGAGCAGGCCAACCCGGACGCCGTCGGGATCGTCGCCGACGCGCTCCAGCGCCGCGCCGGCCACCTGCTCACCGCGGGGGAGAGCGGGGCCACCGTGGGCGGCATCCAGCCGCTCGTCGACATCCTCAACCGGGCCGACCCGAACACCGAGAAGCAGATCCTCGAGGAGCTCGGCGCCCGCGACGAGGCCCTGGCCGACCAGGTCCGCAGCCTCATGTTCACCTTCGAGGACGTCGTCCACCTCGACGACCGCGCCGTCCAGCTCGTCCTGCGCCAGACCGAGGGCCCCGGCCTGGCGCTCGCCCTCAAGGGAGCGTCCGCGGACGTCACCGACAAGATCACCCGCAACCTCTCCGAGCGTGCCCGCGAGAACCTCCTCGAGGAGATGGAGATCAGCGGGGCGGTGCGCATCTCGGAGGTCCACGACGCCCGCGGCGCCATCGTCAAGACGATCCGTGCGCTCGAGGAGTCGGGCCAGATCGTCGTGCGCCGCGAGGGGGAGGACGAGTATGTCTCCTGA
- a CDS encoding FliH/SctL family protein has protein sequence MSPDTARSVFTPLHVIRPEAASVAAGYSSGYTAGWSAGTRAAAREAEEQRRLVAAEVAVQAQQAAAAAQEALATLARAATAARQRVVPPLREAQDGLTRATLVLAEALLGAELRDGDASAQAALRRALSVCDDGIVRIRLHPADLAVLDASLATLPGDLQPPAGVVLVADATLEPGDAVSELEEGYLDARIATAVERVRAALGVDA, from the coding sequence ATGTCTCCTGACACCGCACGCTCGGTCTTCACCCCGCTCCACGTCATCCGGCCCGAGGCTGCCTCGGTCGCCGCGGGGTACTCCAGCGGCTACACCGCCGGGTGGTCCGCAGGGACCCGCGCCGCGGCCCGCGAGGCCGAGGAGCAGCGCCGGCTGGTGGCCGCGGAGGTCGCCGTGCAGGCGCAGCAGGCCGCGGCCGCCGCCCAGGAGGCGCTGGCCACCCTCGCCCGCGCGGCCACCGCCGCCCGCCAACGGGTCGTCCCGCCCCTGCGCGAGGCCCAGGACGGACTCACGAGGGCCACACTCGTGCTCGCCGAGGCCCTCCTCGGGGCCGAGCTCCGCGACGGTGACGCCTCCGCCCAGGCCGCCCTGCGGCGCGCGCTGTCCGTGTGCGACGACGGGATCGTGCGCATCCGCCTGCACCCGGCCGACCTCGCCGTCCTCGACGCGTCCCTCGCCACCCTGCCGGGTGACCTCCAGCCGCCAGCCGGCGTCGTGCTCGTCGCCGACGCCACGCTGGAGCCCGGGGACGCGGTGAGCGAGCTCGAGGAGGGGTACCTCGACGCGCGCATCGCGACCGCCGTCGAACGGGTCCGCGCTGCCCTCGGGGTGGACGCATGA
- a CDS encoding FliI/YscN family ATPase, with protein sequence MSVHLATPRPTGRWDQALSAARPQRVGVVRSVVGLTVEVTGLPLAVGDLVEIDSGGRTVGAEVVGLGRDSSRCMPLGPVDGLRIGAPARSTGHPLLIGVGPGLLGRVLDGLGRPMDGKGPLGVSEAVPVTAQAPSALDRARVDQPLALGVRVLDTLVTAGRGQRLGLFAGSGVGKSSLLSMIARGTDATVNVIGLVGERGREVREFLEDDLGPEGLARSVVVVATSDEPPVVRLRAAFTATRIAEYFRDQGTDVVLMMDSLTRAAMAQREIGLSVGEPPATRGYPPSTFSMLAQLLERAGTGATGSVTGIYTVLVDGDDHNEPIADAARSILDGHVVLDRKLAVTGHFPSVDPIASISRVASRVTSAEQRAAATTLRSILAARRQAQDLIDVGAYVAGSNPQVDAAVTHAGAIDAFLRQDVADVVGAEQSWAHLNALVAGMRVSS encoded by the coding sequence ATGAGCGTCCACCTCGCCACCCCCCGCCCGACGGGCCGCTGGGACCAGGCACTCTCGGCCGCCCGGCCCCAACGGGTCGGGGTCGTGCGCTCGGTCGTCGGCCTCACCGTCGAGGTGACCGGTCTGCCGCTCGCCGTCGGCGACCTCGTCGAGATCGACTCCGGCGGCCGGACCGTGGGTGCCGAGGTCGTCGGGCTCGGGCGCGACTCCAGCCGCTGCATGCCGCTCGGCCCCGTCGACGGCCTGCGGATCGGCGCCCCCGCACGCTCCACCGGGCACCCGCTGCTCATCGGCGTCGGTCCCGGCCTGCTCGGCCGCGTCCTCGACGGGCTCGGCCGGCCGATGGACGGCAAGGGCCCCCTCGGGGTGAGCGAGGCCGTGCCCGTCACCGCCCAGGCGCCCTCCGCGCTGGACCGCGCACGCGTGGACCAGCCGCTCGCCCTGGGCGTGCGTGTGCTCGACACGCTCGTCACCGCGGGCCGGGGCCAGCGCCTCGGCCTGTTCGCCGGCTCCGGCGTCGGCAAGTCCTCGCTGCTGTCGATGATCGCGCGCGGCACCGACGCCACCGTCAACGTCATCGGGCTCGTGGGGGAGCGCGGCCGTGAGGTCCGCGAGTTCCTCGAGGACGACCTCGGCCCCGAGGGCCTGGCGCGCTCCGTCGTCGTCGTCGCGACGTCCGACGAGCCGCCCGTCGTGCGCCTGCGCGCCGCCTTCACCGCCACCCGCATCGCGGAGTACTTCCGCGACCAGGGGACCGACGTCGTCCTCATGATGGACTCCCTCACCCGCGCGGCGATGGCCCAGCGTGAGATCGGGCTGTCGGTCGGGGAGCCCCCGGCCACCCGCGGCTACCCGCCGTCGACGTTCTCCATGCTCGCCCAGCTCCTCGAGCGCGCGGGCACCGGGGCGACCGGCTCGGTCACCGGCATCTACACCGTCCTCGTCGACGGTGACGACCACAACGAGCCCATCGCCGACGCCGCGCGCTCCATCCTCGACGGGCACGTCGTGCTCGACCGAAAGCTCGCCGTCACGGGCCACTTCCCGAGCGTCGACCCGATCGCCTCGATCTCCCGCGTCGCCTCCCGGGTGACGAGTGCCGAGCAGCGGGCCGCGGCGACCACGCTGCGCTCGATCCTCGCCGCCCGCCGGCAGGCGCAGGACCTCATCGACGTCGGCGCCTACGTGGCCGGGTCCAACCCCCAGGTCGACGCCGCCGTCACGCACGCCGGCGCGATCGACGCCTTCCTCCGCCAGGACGTCGCCGACGTGGTCGGCGCCGAGCAGTCCTGGGCACACCTGAACGCGCTCGTCGCGGGAATGAGAGTGTCGTCATGA
- a CDS encoding flagellar FliJ family protein, with the protein MRPFRLQNVARVRQMEEDQAAAELLRRREFRRSADRRSSQAYSALEDLALPAEADVMHWQAAVAARVAASASAFEAATAAELAQSDELVAQGQWSAARRRSTTIDKLAERHWHAEQTAENHAEQLVLDEVASQRARGRR; encoded by the coding sequence ATGAGGCCGTTCCGGCTGCAGAACGTGGCGCGCGTGCGCCAGATGGAGGAGGACCAGGCCGCGGCCGAGCTCCTCCGCCGGCGCGAGTTCCGCCGCTCCGCCGACCGCCGCTCCTCCCAGGCCTACTCCGCGCTGGAGGATCTCGCGCTGCCCGCCGAGGCCGACGTCATGCACTGGCAGGCGGCCGTCGCAGCCCGCGTCGCAGCCAGCGCCTCGGCGTTCGAGGCCGCCACCGCGGCCGAGCTCGCCCAGTCCGACGAGCTCGTCGCCCAGGGCCAGTGGTCCGCCGCGCGCCGGCGCAGCACGACCATCGACAAGCTCGCCGAGCGTCATTGGCACGCCGAGCAGACCGCCGAGAACCACGCCGAGCAGCTCGTGCTCGACGAGGTCGCCAGCCAGCGCGCCCGGGGCCGACGATGA
- a CDS encoding C40 family peptidase — MSIAAVQSRMAEIQSALTAVTEPPGAAAAATQRGADFGGALATALATAQPGLGGATPATPGVGDSLASVLGLQSGAGALASPLAGLTGAPGAGTAQSPAAGTGAALVESASKYLGVPYVWGGETLSEGGLDCSGLVQLAMKDIGVDVPRVARDQMRIGTEVPSLAQALPGDLVVTRGGGHIGIYAGDNKWIHAPYPGEQVKLAELTTTPTTIRRVLPAGA; from the coding sequence ATGAGCATCGCGGCCGTGCAGAGCCGGATGGCCGAGATCCAGTCGGCTCTCACCGCCGTCACCGAGCCGCCCGGGGCCGCGGCCGCGGCCACGCAGCGCGGTGCGGACTTCGGCGGTGCGCTCGCCACCGCGCTGGCCACCGCTCAACCGGGTCTCGGTGGGGCGACACCGGCCACGCCCGGCGTGGGAGACTCCCTCGCCTCCGTGCTCGGCCTCCAGAGCGGGGCGGGAGCGCTCGCGAGCCCGCTCGCGGGTCTCACCGGCGCGCCGGGCGCGGGCACCGCCCAGTCCCCGGCGGCGGGCACCGGCGCCGCGCTCGTGGAGTCGGCGAGCAAGTACCTCGGCGTGCCGTACGTGTGGGGCGGGGAGACCCTCTCCGAGGGCGGCCTGGACTGCTCCGGGCTCGTCCAGCTCGCGATGAAGGACATCGGCGTCGACGTGCCGCGCGTGGCGCGCGACCAGATGCGGATCGGCACCGAGGTCCCCTCCCTCGCCCAGGCCCTGCCCGGTGACCTCGTCGTCACCCGCGGCGGCGGCCACATCGGCATCTACGCGGGCGACAACAAGTGGATCCACGCCCCTTACCCCGGTGAGCAGGTCAAGCTCGCCGAGCTGACGACGACGCCGACCACCATCCGCCGCGTCCTCCCGGCAGGTGCCTGA
- a CDS encoding flagellar hook-length control protein FliK, translating into MTLVMPAAPAPAGPAPGRPAASSGGSGDAFAATLAAAAGETPQDSAAPAGEEPAQDDSAGTGPESGATAPYLPSFGGAALVPALATPTAPEVLAPPVPVDEAVPDVAPQAGAAATVPGQVPATAPTGVPQVGALPEGDPPTATPAPQGEQPATGPTVPTASTTAGASATAGASATAGVTSATPVAAPAPGQVPADPAADTGAPTASDARPAATQPAAAPTLTPVAGAPTVAEAPEVGVPVVAERPGPPTAPVETVVRADVPSLRTEAAARTEPAAAPAPASAPPAPQPVSTQLTGALARLRTAPEGTHVLHVRVDPEDLGPVRVTAHIAADGVRIELFGVTDAARDALRGALAELRRDLAATGLHADLDLAAEDGGHERPEHAPGDRRPTGQPAAAAPTTLTPATPVHPGRLDLLA; encoded by the coding sequence ATGACCCTCGTCATGCCCGCCGCCCCCGCGCCGGCCGGCCCGGCGCCCGGACGCCCCGCCGCGAGCAGCGGCGGCTCCGGGGACGCCTTCGCGGCGACCCTCGCCGCAGCCGCCGGCGAGACGCCGCAGGACTCGGCGGCCCCCGCCGGTGAGGAGCCGGCGCAGGACGACTCCGCCGGGACCGGGCCGGAGAGCGGCGCGACCGCGCCGTACCTGCCCTCCTTCGGCGGCGCCGCGCTGGTCCCGGCCCTCGCGACGCCCACCGCCCCGGAGGTGCTCGCGCCTCCCGTGCCGGTCGACGAGGCCGTGCCTGATGTCGCGCCCCAGGCCGGGGCCGCCGCCACCGTCCCGGGCCAGGTGCCCGCGACCGCACCCACCGGCGTCCCGCAGGTCGGGGCGCTCCCGGAGGGCGACCCGCCCACGGCCACGCCCGCCCCGCAGGGGGAGCAGCCGGCCACGGGCCCGACCGTCCCGACCGCATCCACCACGGCCGGCGCATCCGCCACGGCCGGCGCATCCGCCACGGCCGGCGTCACGAGCGCGACGCCGGTCGCGGCGCCGGCGCCCGGCCAGGTCCCCGCGGACCCGGCCGCGGACACCGGCGCGCCGACCGCGTCGGACGCCCGGCCCGCCGCCACGCAGCCCGCCGCCGCCCCGACCCTCACGCCCGTCGCAGGTGCGCCGACTGTCGCCGAGGCGCCCGAGGTGGGCGTGCCGGTGGTGGCCGAGCGACCCGGGCCGCCCACGGCTCCGGTCGAGACCGTCGTGCGCGCCGACGTCCCGTCCCTGCGCACCGAGGCCGCCGCGCGCACCGAGCCGGCCGCCGCGCCCGCACCCGCCTCCGCCCCGCCCGCACCGCAGCCGGTGAGCACCCAGCTCACCGGCGCCCTGGCCCGGCTGCGCACGGCGCCCGAGGGCACCCACGTCCTCCACGTCCGCGTCGACCCGGAGGACCTCGGTCCGGTCCGGGTCACCGCGCACATCGCCGCCGACGGCGTGCGCATCGAGCTCTTCGGCGTCACCGACGCCGCCCGCGACGCCCTGCGCGGCGCCCTGGCCGAGCTGCGCCGCGACCTCGCCGCGACCGGTCTGCACGCCGACCTCGACCTCGCGGCCGAGGACGGCGGGCACGAGCGCCCCGAGCACGCACCGGGCGACCGCCGCCCCACGGGTCAGCCGGCAGCCGCCGCGCCGACCACCCTCACCCCCGCGACGCCGGTGCACCCCGGCCGCCTGGACCTCCTCGCCTAA
- a CDS encoding flagellar hook capping FlgD N-terminal domain-containing protein produces the protein MTISTVAGGYGTSPLSQAQPAPAPNSLGKDDFLKLLVTSLRYQDPSEPMSTSELMAQTTQLSTMEQLTELTSLSQDAFHLQMRTSAVQLVGREVSYVDADGEAVTGVVSAVDFTTAPPGAVVGDVVVPMNLLATLGPATPAAPAPTAPVA, from the coding sequence ATGACCATCAGCACCGTCGCCGGGGGCTACGGCACCTCGCCGCTGAGCCAGGCGCAGCCCGCACCGGCACCCAACTCGCTGGGCAAGGACGACTTCCTCAAGCTGCTCGTCACCTCGCTGCGCTACCAGGACCCCTCCGAGCCGATGTCGACCAGCGAGCTCATGGCGCAGACCACCCAGCTGTCCACGATGGAGCAGCTCACCGAGCTCACCTCGCTGTCCCAGGACGCCTTCCACCTCCAGATGCGGACGTCCGCCGTCCAGCTGGTGGGCCGGGAGGTCAGCTACGTCGACGCGGACGGCGAGGCCGTCACCGGCGTCGTCAGCGCCGTCGACTTCACCACCGCGCCCCCCGGCGCCGTCGTCGGGGACGTCGTCGTCCCGATGAACCTGCTCGCCACCCTGGGTCCGGCGACGCCTGCCGCGCCCGCCCCCACCGCCCCCGTCGCCTGA